In Maribacter dokdonensis DSW-8, the DNA window ACCTGCAGCTGCAAAAGATGTTACCGCAGCAGGATTTTTAAATGATTCGGCAGGTTTTAGCGCTATGATCAACTCTAAGGGGTTATTCGCTTACAATCAATCTACAGATTTAGAGTTTACAGTAACCATGCGTACCAATGACGGTACCGGTTCTGGTTGGGTAACAAGAGATTTTAACGATGTAGATAAGTTCGATGCTGAAGAAGCTGCAAAGACCGCAATTGATAAAGCAGTACTTTCAAGAGAGGCGAAAGCAATTGAGCCAGGGAAATATACGGTGATATTAGAGCCAGCAGCTTCGGCAGATTTATTACGTAACATGTTTCGTTCTTTAAATGCGCGTTCTGCAGATGAGGGAAGAAGCTTTATGTCCGCTCCTGAAGGTAAAAATAAGATTGGGGAGAAAATAGTGGATGAGCGCGTCAATATTTATTCAGACCCATTGCACCCAGAAGTACCTACAGCTACTTGGAACGGAGAGGGGCAACCTATAAAAAAGACAAGTTGGATTGAAAACGGAGTGGTTAAAAATTTGGCGTATGACCGTTTTTGGGCAAAGGAAAAAGGTGTGGAGCCAGTTCCTTTTCCGTCGAACGCAATTATGGCTGGTGGCGATGCCAGTTTAGAGGATTTGATCAAGAGCACTAAAAAAGGAATTTTGGTAACACGTTTATGGTACATCCGTAGCGTAGATCCACAGACCTTGTTATATACGGGACTTACCAGAGACGGAACGTTTTACATTGAAAACGGTGAAATTAAATATCCTGTAAAAAACTTCAGGTTTAATGAGAGTCCGATCATCATGCTGAACAATTTAGAAACGCTTGGAAAACAAGTACGTATCAACGGTAATTTAATACCCTATATGAAGGTGCGCGACTTTACGTTTACCAGTCTTTCAGATGCGGTTTAAGGCATCATAAAGCACTATAAACTGGTTGATTGTGACATTTCACATCAGCCAGTTTTCTTTTTTCAAGCGGAATAAAAACACTAATTATTTGCCCTTGAGCAACGAATTTTTCTTTACGAGATTACAGTATGAGTCCGGCGACTGGGATGTGGATCAGCGCATGCCATCCAATCTGTTGAACTCATTGGTTGAGTACACCACCTTGAAAGTAGATACGCAAGAAAAGATAATCACCTTGGCAAGCGATGATATTTTTAAGAGTCCGTTTTGCTATATCTCAGGTCATAAGTTGGTGGAGTTCACTAAAAAGGAAAAAGAGAATTTTGAGAAGTATGTGCGCAACGGAGGCTTTGTTTTTGCCGATGACTGCAATCATGATATAGACGGCTTGTTTGCAAAATCTTTCGAGCGACAAATGGAAGAAATATTTGGTCCGTCCGAATTAAAAAAAATACCCAATGACCATGAAATCTATACCATGTTCTTTGATTTTGAAGACGGTCCGCCCACCACATCGCAAGAGCTGAACGGCTGGGGCGATGATTTGGTGCATGATTATTTAAAGGCAATAGTCATCAATGGTAGAATAGGAGTGCTGTACAGTAATAAGGATTACGGTTGCGAGTGGGATTATGATTTTAGAAACAAACGTTGGTACAAAATAGACAATACACGGTTTGGGGTCAACATTGTCATGTATGCCCTAACCTCATAAACATATTTTTGAATGGATAAAGAATTACAACGCATTGCAGATGAGGTAGAAATGCTTTCCGGTAAATTAAGTGCCTTAAAGCAAGAAATCGGGAAAGTGATTATTGGGCAAGAAGAAACCGTATCACAATTACTAATCACGTTTTTAGCCGGTGGTCATGCATTGTTAGAAGGGGTTCCCGGTTTGGCAAAAACACTAATGATCAGGACTTTGGCAAATGCCATCGATTTAAAGTTTAAAAGAATACAGTTTACGCCGGATCTAATGCCTTCGGATATTATTGGGACAGAGATTTTAGAAGAAGACCATACTACGGGCAAAAAGTTCTTTAAGTTTAATAAGGGTCCTATTTTCTCTAATATTATCCTTGCGGATGAAATTAACCGTACACCACCAAAAACACAAGCTGCATTGTTGGAAGCTATGCAGGAGTTTGAGGTAACTTACGGAGATAAAACCTATCCGTTAGATAAGCCATTCTTTATTCTGGCTACACAAAACCCAATAGAACAATCAGGAACATTTGTTTTACCCGAAGCACAGCAAGACAGATTCTTGTTGTACATAAAAATAGGATATCCAACACAGCAAGATGAAGAAGCTATTTTAAAAGCGACAACGGGTACTTTTAAAAAGAAATTGAACCGAGTAATATCGGGTGATGATATCGTGCGTTTACAGCAGCTGGTAAGAGAGGTATCGATCAGTGATGCGCTCATCAGTTTTGTGAGTGATATCATCAGGGCAACCCGCCCAGAAACCACGACCGATGCGTATGTAAAAGACTGGGTAGATTGGGGTGCAGGTCCGCGTGCTGGTCAAGCTATGATTTTAACGGCAAAGGCTAATGCCTTGTTAGAAGGTAGGTTAGCGGTAACATTAGATGATATTAAAGCAGTGGCATTGCCCGTACTTAGACATAGGGTTTTAGTGAATTTCAGGGCAGAAGCGGAAGGCATTACGTCTGATAATGTGGCAACCCATTTACTGAGTGCCATTCAACTAAGAGGTAAATAATAACTCTCGATTATCGAGTTTATGGCAAAACAGGACTATCAAGATTTATTAAAACCAGAGGTCATCAATACAGTTGAGGGACTTTCCTTAATATCGCGCATTGTGGTAGAGGGCTTTACGGCGGGTTTAAATAGAAGTGCCAGTGTGGGTCCTGGAATGGAATTTAGTCAGTACAGAGGTTATGAGCCCGGTGACGATTTACGGCTGTTGGATTGGAAAATGTTGGCACGATCGGGCAGGTATTACATCAAACAGTCAGAAATTGAGAGTCAGGTAATCATTAAGTTTATTGTAGATACCAGTGCATCTATGTTGCACAAAGAAACCGAATTGTCAAAGGTGGATTTTGTTCGCGTGTTGGTGGCTACCTTAGCGTATTTGGCGCATAAGCAAGGTGATGCCGTGGGCTTATTCGCTTTAAATGAAAAAGATGCAGTTAGCATATATCCTAAAGCGGATAAAAAGCATTACAACAGGTTGCTTTTAGAGTTGATTAAACTCTCAAACACTGGAAAGTGGCCGGCAGCCCATATTTCAAACAAACGCATTCCGAACAGAGGAGGGAAGGAGCTAATTTTTTTCTTGACGGATATGTATGAAACCGGTGAAGAGATTTCAAAATTTATAAAGGGACTAAAATCTGCCAAGAACGAGGTGGTGGTTTTGCAAATTATGGGTGCTGCGGAAATGGATTTCAATTACGGTGCTAATATCACCTTTGAGGATTGGGAAACTGGGGCAAGAATAAAGGTAGATACGCAGCAGGCAAAAACCGAATACTTGATTGCTCTTGAAAACAGATTGAAATGTATAAAAGAAGAATTGCTGTCTAACGGAATAGACCATCATGTGTTTAGAATGGATGCACCTTTGGGCGAAGCGCTTCAGTTATTTTTAAAACAACGAAAAAGAATCGGTTAGTATGTCATTTGCACATCCTTCATATCTATGGGCTTTATTGGGACTTCTGGTTCCCATAGCCATCCATTTATGGAGTAAAAAGGAAGCAAAAACCATAAAAATTGGTAGCGTACAGTGGTTATCAGAATCAAAATCAAAACAATCTAGCAGTATTCAATTGAATGAATGGTGGTTGTTGGTATTACGCATAGGCATCATTTCGCTATTGGTATTGTTGATGGCAAAACCACAATGGCATTCAAAAGTGAGTACTACATCCCTGACCTATATTATTGAACCAGAGCTGGTACAGCATACTGGTTTTATGTCTCGCTTCAATGAAATAAGCGATGATCAAGAAATTAGACGGTTGCAAAAAGGCTTACCGTTAAAGGAAAATGAACAAGACATAACTACGCAGCATTTCTTACCTGATTATTGGGCTTTGACATCTGAAATGGATGCCCTGCATACCGATAGTATTGTTGTCTTTACCAAGGGTTTTGCAAAGGGATTAAAAGGAGCCAGACCAGAAACCAAGCATAAGATGCATTGGGTAGTCATTGATTCCGCATTAGCGAAAGAGACACCATTATTAGCCTATAAAAAGAAGAACGGTTTACAATTATTTTCCGGAAAGAGTACTCCGTTTGACACCAAAGTCAGCAAAAAAAATATCAACTTAGGCGATGAATTTACGCTTAGCAATAATGGGTATAGCTTAGTAATTGCAGGAACGAATCCGTCTAAGAAAATTCCTTTGTATGTTCAGAAACCCATTAAAATAGCTCTTCATTATACCGATAGTTTACAGAATGATAAGACATTTATAGAAGCAGCGTTAAAGGCACTTTC includes these proteins:
- a CDS encoding TldD/PmbA family protein; translation: MAIYTKEEARKILEKALSFSKADTCEINLSGYNSGNIRYARNTVSTSGYSSNQSLAVQSSFGKKSGTATIDEFDDASLEKVVRRAEELAQLSPENPEFMEPLGPQEYDESITYSESTANITPEYRAEVASSSIVPAAAKDVTAAGFLNDSAGFSAMINSKGLFAYNQSTDLEFTVTMRTNDGTGSGWVTRDFNDVDKFDAEEAAKTAIDKAVLSREAKAIEPGKYTVILEPAASADLLRNMFRSLNARSADEGRSFMSAPEGKNKIGEKIVDERVNIYSDPLHPEVPTATWNGEGQPIKKTSWIENGVVKNLAYDRFWAKEKGVEPVPFPSNAIMAGGDASLEDLIKSTKKGILVTRLWYIRSVDPQTLLYTGLTRDGTFYIENGEIKYPVKNFRFNESPIIMLNNLETLGKQVRINGNLIPYMKVRDFTFTSLSDAV
- a CDS encoding DUF4159 domain-containing protein → MSNEFFFTRLQYESGDWDVDQRMPSNLLNSLVEYTTLKVDTQEKIITLASDDIFKSPFCYISGHKLVEFTKKEKENFEKYVRNGGFVFADDCNHDIDGLFAKSFERQMEEIFGPSELKKIPNDHEIYTMFFDFEDGPPTTSQELNGWGDDLVHDYLKAIVINGRIGVLYSNKDYGCEWDYDFRNKRWYKIDNTRFGVNIVMYALTS
- a CDS encoding AAA family ATPase, which codes for MDKELQRIADEVEMLSGKLSALKQEIGKVIIGQEETVSQLLITFLAGGHALLEGVPGLAKTLMIRTLANAIDLKFKRIQFTPDLMPSDIIGTEILEEDHTTGKKFFKFNKGPIFSNIILADEINRTPPKTQAALLEAMQEFEVTYGDKTYPLDKPFFILATQNPIEQSGTFVLPEAQQDRFLLYIKIGYPTQQDEEAILKATTGTFKKKLNRVISGDDIVRLQQLVREVSISDALISFVSDIIRATRPETTTDAYVKDWVDWGAGPRAGQAMILTAKANALLEGRLAVTLDDIKAVALPVLRHRVLVNFRAEAEGITSDNVATHLLSAIQLRGK
- a CDS encoding DUF58 domain-containing protein, which codes for MAKQDYQDLLKPEVINTVEGLSLISRIVVEGFTAGLNRSASVGPGMEFSQYRGYEPGDDLRLLDWKMLARSGRYYIKQSEIESQVIIKFIVDTSASMLHKETELSKVDFVRVLVATLAYLAHKQGDAVGLFALNEKDAVSIYPKADKKHYNRLLLELIKLSNTGKWPAAHISNKRIPNRGGKELIFFLTDMYETGEEISKFIKGLKSAKNEVVVLQIMGAAEMDFNYGANITFEDWETGARIKVDTQQAKTEYLIALENRLKCIKEELLSNGIDHHVFRMDAPLGEALQLFLKQRKRIG
- a CDS encoding BatA domain-containing protein, whose protein sequence is MSFAHPSYLWALLGLLVPIAIHLWSKKEAKTIKIGSVQWLSESKSKQSSSIQLNEWWLLVLRIGIISLLVLLMAKPQWHSKVSTTSLTYIIEPELVQHTGFMSRFNEISDDQEIRRLQKGLPLKENEQDITTQHFLPDYWALTSEMDALHTDSIVVFTKGFAKGLKGARPETKHKMHWVVIDSALAKETPLLAYKKKNGLQLFSGKSTPFDTKVSKKNINLGDEFTLSNNGYSLVIAGTNPSKKIPLYVQKPIKIALHYTDSLQNDKTFIEAALKALSIYSDREIQVQSSLDTEVVSNKEVDAMIWLSAKPAPKTTKKLLAFKEDALSKSMIISGVAEHMFYLTKRINSENAVTERLTEQLLQMLDINGEVEKFIAEVDHRSVTAAELETTVIDTKKYEKQLASQHVNPYLWFILLVLLLVERFVAYKRKQ